One genomic window of Thermodesulfovibrionales bacterium includes the following:
- the nth gene encoding endonuclease III, with protein MDDKKRLAEIMRRLKKEYTEPRTVLSFGGPFDLLVATILSAQTTDSHVNKVTEPLFKKYRTVKDYAEAPPEALRKDLSSINFYNNKAKNIQASAKMIMEHFNGKVPKTMDDLTTLPGVARKTANIVLANAFGINEGIAVDTHVKRVSYRLGLTKNEDPVKIEKDLMAITPKNEWGNLSHLLIFHGRKICQAKKPLHKECVLFDLCPSRDI; from the coding sequence ATGGATGATAAGAAGAGATTAGCTGAGATTATGAGAAGGTTGAAAAAAGAGTATACCGAGCCGAGAACTGTCCTCTCCTTCGGGGGCCCTTTCGATCTCCTCGTTGCTACCATCCTCTCCGCGCAGACGACGGACAGTCATGTCAATAAGGTGACCGAACCCCTCTTCAAAAAGTACAGGACTGTCAAGGATTACGCTGAAGCGCCTCCTGAGGCACTCAGGAAGGATCTCAGCTCGATAAATTTTTATAACAACAAGGCGAAGAATATTCAGGCCTCTGCAAAGATGATCATGGAGCATTTCAACGGAAAGGTCCCGAAGACGATGGATGACCTCACGACTCTTCCCGGAGTCGCCCGTAAGACCGCCAACATCGTACTCGCGAACGCTTTCGGCATCAATGAGGGCATCGCAGTCGATACCCATGTGAAGAGGGTATCTTACCGGCTCGGACTCACAAAGAACGAGGACCCGGTGAAGATCGAGAAAGACCTCATGGCGATAACCCCGAAGAATGAATGGGGAAACCTCTCGCACCTCCTGATATTTCACGGCAGAAAGATTTGTCAGGCGAAGAAACCCCTGCACAAGGAATGCGTCCTTTTCGACCTCTGCCCATCACGGGATATATAG
- a CDS encoding TOBE domain-containing protein, with translation MKYGARNAINAKVKSIKTGDIMSLVKFDVTAPTEMASVLTTESLETLGLKVGDKIQLVIKAIHVLPVKE, from the coding sequence ATGAAATACGGTGCCAGAAACGCCATCAATGCCAAAGTAAAGTCAATCAAGACAGGAGATATCATGTCGCTCGTGAAGTTCGATGTTACGGCTCCAACCGAAATGGCCTCTGTTTTGACCACAGAATCCCTGGAGACGCTCGGACTCAAAGTCGGTGACAAAATTCAACTGGTTATAAAAGCTATTCACGTGTTGCCAGTCAAAGAATAG